One window of Siniperca chuatsi isolate FFG_IHB_CAS linkage group LG15, ASM2008510v1, whole genome shotgun sequence genomic DNA carries:
- the orc3 gene encoding origin recognition complex subunit 3 isoform X1, which yields MSTSSVSKGCFVFKPSAKKKKTLSLEDHFTHGCEGAENSEIRFKLCQDLWDKIKTDTEILQDELNRKILDSLLDFTRKCSSTRQHSDWASQMRASEIPTAALVLGVNVPDHDMTFQSLSDLLQQSVSPHVASVQAKECGALKHLMKRVLERLMDTAVTVDDEEEEEAEQTSTLLHKSVHCCLSTLCDWYSTKTKKSNSGTPGKKRSSPVRDDPQQPPVVIIFKDLEAFNPRVLQDFILICSRYIERLPLMFIFGIATSPSTIQHMLPHSVSSLLCIELFQSLSCTQHLATVIDKLILTPQFPFKLNSKVMQVLISIFLYHDFSVRNFIKGIQLALLEHFHFQPLSVLCCKKKEALLNVMQLSHRDLERIRQLPSFKRYVEKQEPQEQVNLLTDDTHLKEVCQILVKDLRKYHKNYYPVLRCLHTLTSSLPRYPLGKQIRELHLICLEKNVWENEDYQSAMKLLKMLAKEELIALLQMCAEVLQPVKSKKMKNALVQLQDLLAKFKQLDTVAAETPPCVEDCITSPVKNFQKKTDLFQLQKTLLEMNESRRSKKLSPFEALRNDALEFIDSLVKSHLSPPESQTLNEVCYYSSSATVRHHLNATPRTSIQAALSSPYYYLQNDSLKTEDGTVSNAAPDICIVYKLHLECGRLINLYDWLEAYATVVSAAEGNDPESDTFGKVEEVKHARFIQAVSELEFLGFIKSTKQKTDHVARLTWGGC from the exons ATGTCTACTTCATCTGTGTCAAAG ggctgttttgttttcaagcCAAGTGctaagaagaaaaagacactCAGTTTGG AGGATCATTTCACCCATGGCTGTGAAGGTGCTGAGAACAGTGAAATACGATTCAAACTTTGTCAAGATCTGTGggacaaaattaaaacagacacagag ATTTTACAGGATGAACTCAACAGGAAAATCTTGGACAGTTTGCTGGACTTCACGAGGAAGTGCTCTTCCACCCGCCAACACAGTGACTGGGCATCACAGATGAGGGCCAGTGAGATTCCCACAGCGGCTCTTGTGCTTG GTGTGAATGTCCCGGACCATGACATGACCTTCCAAAGTCTGTCTGACCTGCTCCAGCAGTCTGTCAGTCCTCATGTGGCCTCTGTACAGGCCAAAGAGTGCGGTG CATTGAAGCATTTGATGAAGAGGGTCCTGGAGAGGTTGATGGACACTGCTGTGACTGtggatgatgaggaagaggaggaggctgagcagACCAGTACTCTGCTCCACAAGAGCGTGCACTGCTGCCTCAGTACACTCTGTGATTggtacagtacaaaaacaaag AAATCCAACTCTGGTACTCCTGGAAAAAAGCGTAGTTCTCCTGTCAGAGATGATCCACAGCAGCCTCctgttgtaattattttcaaAGATTTGGAGGCTTTCAACCCAAGAGTTCTTCAGGACTTCATACTCATCTGCAG CCGGTACATTGAACGTCTTCCGCTGATGTTCATctttggtatcgccacatcaccCAGCACCATCCAACACATGCTGCCCCACTCTGTGTCCTCCCTGCTGTGTATAGAGCTCTTCCAGTCCCTGTCCTGTACACAACACCTGGCCACAGTCATAGACAAG TTGATCCTGACACCTCAGTTCCCCTTTAAGCTCAACAGCAAAGTGATGCAGGTGCTGATCAGCATCTTCCTCTACCACGATTTCTCAGTGAGAAACTTCATCAAGGGCATTCAG CTGGCCCTGCTGGagcactttcactttcagcCTCTCAGTGTACTGTGCTGCAAGAAGAAGGAGGCTCTTCTTAATGTGATGCAGCTCAGTCATCGCGACTTGGAGAGGATCAGGCAGCTGCCATCGTTCAAGAG GTATGTAGAGAAGCAGGAACCTCAGGAACAGGTGAATCTGTTGACAGATGACACTCATTTAAAG gAGGTGTGTCAGATACTGGTAAAGGACCTTCGGAAATACCACAAGAACTATTATCCCGTCCTGAGGTGTCTCCACACTCTAACCTCATCATTACCTCGGTACCCCCTTGGAAAACAG ATCAGAGAACTCCATTTAATATGTCTGGAGAAGAACGTATGGGAGAATGAGGATTACCAGTCTGCCATGAAGCTTCTGAA GATGCTGGCTAAAGAGGAGCTGATCGCTTTGTTACAGATGTGTGCGGAGGTTCTGCAGCCCGTCAAGTCAAAGAAGATGAAGAACGCTCTTGTCCAGCTGCAAGACCTGCTTGCCAAATTCAAGCAGTTGGACA CAGTAGCTGCTGAAACTCCCCCCTGTGTGGAAGACTGTATCACCTCTCCAGTGAAaaattttcaaaagaaaacagatcTGTTCCAGCTGCAAAag ACGCTGCTGGAGATGAACGAGTCTCGGAGATCCAAGAAACTGAGTCCGTTTGAGGCTCTACGAAATGACGCTCTTGAGTTTATCGACAGCTTAGTGAA GAGTCACCTGTCTCCCCCAGAGTCTCAGACACTGAATGAAGTTTGCTACTACAGTTCTTCTGCCACTGTGAGACACCACCTCAACGCAACACCTCGCACCTCCATTCAGGCTGCACTCAGCAGTCCCTACTATTATCTTCAG AATGACAGCCTAAAGACTGAGGATGGGACTGTCTCTAATGCTGCTCCTGATATCTGCATTGTGTACAAACTCCATCTGGAGTGTGGCAGGCTGATTAACCTCTACGACTGGCTAGAA gccTATGCCACTGTGGTTTCTGCTGCTGAGGGTAATGATCCAGAATCTGACACTTTCGGGAAAGTGGAGGAAGTCAAACA TGCTCGTTTCATCCAAGCTGTGTCAGAGCTGGAATTTCTGGGCTTCATCAAGTCCACCAAGCAGAAGACTGACCATGTGGCTCGACTCACCTGGGGAGGCTGCTGA
- the orc3 gene encoding origin recognition complex subunit 3 isoform X2: protein MSTSSVSKGCFVFKPSAKKKKTLSLEDHFTHGCEGAENSEIRFKLCQDLWDKIKTDTEILQDELNRKILDSLLDFTRKCSSTRQHSDWASQMRASEIPTAALVLGVNVPDHDMTFQSLSDLLQQSVSPHVASVQAKECGALKHLMKRVLERLMDTAVTVDDEEEEEAEQTSTLLHKSVHCCLSTLCDWYSTKTKKSNSGTPGKKRSSPVRDDPQQPPVVIIFKDLEAFNPRVLQDFILICSRYIERLPLMFIFGIATSPSTIQHMLPHSVSSLLCIELFQSLSCTQHLATVIDKLILTPQFPFKLNSKVMQVLISIFLYHDFSVRNFIKGIQLALLEHFHFQPLSVLCCKKKEALLNVMQLSHRDLERIRQLPSFKRYVEKQEPQEQVNLLTDDTHLKEVCQILVKDLRKYHKNYYPVLRCLHTLTSSLPRYPLGKQIRELHLICLEKNVWENEDYQSAMKLLKMLAKEELIALLQMCAEVLQPVKSKKMKNALVQLQDLLAKFKQLDIAAETPPCVEDCITSPVKNFQKKTDLFQLQKTLLEMNESRRSKKLSPFEALRNDALEFIDSLVKSHLSPPESQTLNEVCYYSSSATVRHHLNATPRTSIQAALSSPYYYLQNDSLKTEDGTVSNAAPDICIVYKLHLECGRLINLYDWLEAYATVVSAAEGNDPESDTFGKVEEVKHARFIQAVSELEFLGFIKSTKQKTDHVARLTWGGC from the exons ATGTCTACTTCATCTGTGTCAAAG ggctgttttgttttcaagcCAAGTGctaagaagaaaaagacactCAGTTTGG AGGATCATTTCACCCATGGCTGTGAAGGTGCTGAGAACAGTGAAATACGATTCAAACTTTGTCAAGATCTGTGggacaaaattaaaacagacacagag ATTTTACAGGATGAACTCAACAGGAAAATCTTGGACAGTTTGCTGGACTTCACGAGGAAGTGCTCTTCCACCCGCCAACACAGTGACTGGGCATCACAGATGAGGGCCAGTGAGATTCCCACAGCGGCTCTTGTGCTTG GTGTGAATGTCCCGGACCATGACATGACCTTCCAAAGTCTGTCTGACCTGCTCCAGCAGTCTGTCAGTCCTCATGTGGCCTCTGTACAGGCCAAAGAGTGCGGTG CATTGAAGCATTTGATGAAGAGGGTCCTGGAGAGGTTGATGGACACTGCTGTGACTGtggatgatgaggaagaggaggaggctgagcagACCAGTACTCTGCTCCACAAGAGCGTGCACTGCTGCCTCAGTACACTCTGTGATTggtacagtacaaaaacaaag AAATCCAACTCTGGTACTCCTGGAAAAAAGCGTAGTTCTCCTGTCAGAGATGATCCACAGCAGCCTCctgttgtaattattttcaaAGATTTGGAGGCTTTCAACCCAAGAGTTCTTCAGGACTTCATACTCATCTGCAG CCGGTACATTGAACGTCTTCCGCTGATGTTCATctttggtatcgccacatcaccCAGCACCATCCAACACATGCTGCCCCACTCTGTGTCCTCCCTGCTGTGTATAGAGCTCTTCCAGTCCCTGTCCTGTACACAACACCTGGCCACAGTCATAGACAAG TTGATCCTGACACCTCAGTTCCCCTTTAAGCTCAACAGCAAAGTGATGCAGGTGCTGATCAGCATCTTCCTCTACCACGATTTCTCAGTGAGAAACTTCATCAAGGGCATTCAG CTGGCCCTGCTGGagcactttcactttcagcCTCTCAGTGTACTGTGCTGCAAGAAGAAGGAGGCTCTTCTTAATGTGATGCAGCTCAGTCATCGCGACTTGGAGAGGATCAGGCAGCTGCCATCGTTCAAGAG GTATGTAGAGAAGCAGGAACCTCAGGAACAGGTGAATCTGTTGACAGATGACACTCATTTAAAG gAGGTGTGTCAGATACTGGTAAAGGACCTTCGGAAATACCACAAGAACTATTATCCCGTCCTGAGGTGTCTCCACACTCTAACCTCATCATTACCTCGGTACCCCCTTGGAAAACAG ATCAGAGAACTCCATTTAATATGTCTGGAGAAGAACGTATGGGAGAATGAGGATTACCAGTCTGCCATGAAGCTTCTGAA GATGCTGGCTAAAGAGGAGCTGATCGCTTTGTTACAGATGTGTGCGGAGGTTCTGCAGCCCGTCAAGTCAAAGAAGATGAAGAACGCTCTTGTCCAGCTGCAAGACCTGCTTGCCAAATTCAAGCAGTTGGACA TAGCTGCTGAAACTCCCCCCTGTGTGGAAGACTGTATCACCTCTCCAGTGAAaaattttcaaaagaaaacagatcTGTTCCAGCTGCAAAag ACGCTGCTGGAGATGAACGAGTCTCGGAGATCCAAGAAACTGAGTCCGTTTGAGGCTCTACGAAATGACGCTCTTGAGTTTATCGACAGCTTAGTGAA GAGTCACCTGTCTCCCCCAGAGTCTCAGACACTGAATGAAGTTTGCTACTACAGTTCTTCTGCCACTGTGAGACACCACCTCAACGCAACACCTCGCACCTCCATTCAGGCTGCACTCAGCAGTCCCTACTATTATCTTCAG AATGACAGCCTAAAGACTGAGGATGGGACTGTCTCTAATGCTGCTCCTGATATCTGCATTGTGTACAAACTCCATCTGGAGTGTGGCAGGCTGATTAACCTCTACGACTGGCTAGAA gccTATGCCACTGTGGTTTCTGCTGCTGAGGGTAATGATCCAGAATCTGACACTTTCGGGAAAGTGGAGGAAGTCAAACA TGCTCGTTTCATCCAAGCTGTGTCAGAGCTGGAATTTCTGGGCTTCATCAAGTCCACCAAGCAGAAGACTGACCATGTGGCTCGACTCACCTGGGGAGGCTGCTGA
- the LOC122861538 gene encoding akirin-2-like, giving the protein MACGATLKRTMDFDPLMSPTSPKRRRCIPVSPSSSSSSPRKYLSMEPSPFGESSSTLSAEQILNSIKQEYKRIQKRKHLDGGYQQSECCYSPESPSLSSTMNVSSMPGTSSGGVSPTRKEQPLFTLRQVGMICERLLKEREDKVREEYEETMTSKLAEQYDTFVKFTHDQLMRRFGEQPASYVS; this is encoded by the exons ATGGCGTGTGGAGCCACCCTGAAGAGGACCATGGATTTCGATCCGCTGATGAGTCCTACGTCCCCTAAAAGACGAAGATGCATCCCCGTGTCCCCTTCGTCCTCATCCTCATCCCCTAGGAAGTATCTTAGCATGGAGCCCTCGCCATTTGGGGAATCGTCGTCAACACTTAGTGCAG AACAAATCCTCAACAGCATCAAGCAGGAGTACAAACGCATTCAAAAGAGGAAGCATCTAGATGGAGGCTACCAACAGTCAGAGTGCTGCTATTCTCCAGAGTCCCCATCCCTGTCGTCTACTATGAATGTTTCCAGCATGCCAG GAACGTCCTCTGGAGGCGTTTCTCCTACTAGAAAAGAACAGCCATTATTCACCCTCAGACAAGTTGGCATGATCTGTGAACGCCTGCTGAAAGAAAGGGAAGACAAGGTGCGGGAGGAATATGAGGAGACCATGACTTCAAAACTGGCAG AACAatatgacacctttgtgaagtTCACACATGATCAGTTAATGCGACGATTCGGGGAGCAACCTGCAAGCT ATGTTTCCTGA
- the LOC122861537 gene encoding cannabinoid receptor type 1B: MKLALHRIAGTTMNTLTTGVQYLGSNDASYDDPSVDLTLIKNRFHFEKPHSASVSNSLPGLVPGNKEVIHSGLSPIFPTNVSDFLLSNGTSVETGGATQCGDNFVDNMECFMILTPGQQLAVAILALTLGTFTVLENLMVLCVILHSQTLRSRPSYHFIGSLAVADLIGSIIFVYSFLDFHVLHRKDSPNIFLFKLAGVIASFTASVGSLFLTAIDRYISIHRPMAYKRIVTKTKAVIAFSVMWTISIVFSLLPLLGWNCKRLNSVCSDIFPLIDQKYLMFWIGMTSILVLFIIYAYMFILWKSHHHAVRMLSRSSQRSVIVYTAEGAKVQTVRPEQARMDLRLAKTLVLILVALIICWGPLLAIMVYDLFGKVNDFIKTVFAFCSMLCLLNSTVNPVIYAMRSKDLRRAFLNLCHMCRGATQPLDNSAESDWNSRSVRGTAGGAGKDGAGCGKTQVKVAQVTVSGVTDTSTAEPV; encoded by the coding sequence ATGAAGTTAGCTTTGCACAGGATAGCAGGCACCACAATGAACACGTTAACGACAGGTGTCCAGTATCTCGGCTCCAACGACGCCAGCTACGATGACCCCTCTGTTGACTTGACTCTAATCAAGAACAGATTCCACTTTGAGAAGCCTCACTCTGCCTCGGTTAGTAACTCCTTGCCCGGTCTCGTCCCTGGAAATAAGGAGGTCATTCACAGCGGCCTCTCTCCTATTTTCCCCACCAACGTATCAGACTTTCTGCTGAGTAATGGCACCTCTGTGGAGACTGGAGGGGCGACCCAGTGTGGGGACAACTTTGTGGACAACATGGAGTGTTTTATGATCCTCACTCCTGGTCAGCAGCTcgctgtcgccatcttggcacTCACCCTGGGTACATTTACGGTGCTGGAGAACCTCATGGTGCTGTGTGTGATCCTACACTCCCAGACGCTTCGATCTCGGCCTTCCTACCACTTCATAGGCAGCCTGGCTGTGGCTGATCTGATAGGCAGCATAATTTTTGTCTACAGCTTCCTGGATTTCCATGTCCTCCACAGGAAGGACAGCCCCAATATTTTCCTCTTCAAGCTGGCCGGGGTCATCGCGTCCTTCACCGCCTCTGTTGGCAGTCTGTTTCTCACTGCGATCGACCGCTACATCTCCATCCACAGGCCCATGGCATACaaacgcatcgtcacaaagACTAAAGCAGTCATTGCCTTCAGTGTGATGTGGACCATCTCTATTGTCTTCTCACTGCTGCCGCTGCTGGGGTGGAACTGCAAGCGTCTCAACTCTGTCTGCTCGGACATTTTCCCTCTAATCGACCAGAAGTACCTGATGTTCTGGATCGGGATGACAAGCATCTTGGTCCTGTTTATCATCTACGCCTACATGTTCATCCTCTGGAAGTCCCACCACCATGCTGTCCGCATGCTGAGCCGCAGCTCCCAAAGGAGTGTGATTGTCTACACTGCAGAGGGGGCTAAAGTGCAGACAGTGAGGCCCGAGCAGGCCCGGATGGACCTCCGTCTGGCTAAAACCCTGGTTTTGATCCTGGTGGCCCTCATCATCTGCTGGGGCCCACTTCTAGCCATCATGGTTTACGACCTCTTTGGGAAGGTGAACGACTTCATCAAGACCGTGTTTGCCTTTTGCAGCATGCTCTGCCTGCTCAACTCCACCGTGAACCCTGTGATCTACGCCATGAGGAGCAAGGACCTGCGCAGGGCCTTCCTCAACCTCTGCCATATGTGCCGGGGAGCGACGCAGCCTCTGGACAACAGCGCAGAGAGTGACTGGAACAGCAGGAGTGTGAGAGGCACAGCGGGCGGGGCGGGGAAAGATGGAGCCGGCTGTGGaaagactcaagtaaaagtagcccAGGTTACCGTTTCTGGAGTGACGGACACTTCTACTGCAGAGCCGGTCTAA